A part of Pantoea vagans genomic DNA contains:
- the fes gene encoding enterochelin esterase, with the protein MARMAWLNEETGSERWWHHQQQQGIPLIEPGEKGTCQVTFFWRDPQGDPLHSDTRRVWINITGVTDHHHTASPSSLTPVPDTDVWWWQTTLPADWRGSYCLIPDNQKETFTGQADMHALRQWWSQKFRHAQSDPLNPLRSWSAGRGMSVSPLHLPLAPEQQIWRAVDEGRATTLPLQQHLWRSQRLGNQRQVWLYVTGEADAADRPLALLLDGQFWAHSMPVAGPLQELTAAGELPPAVYVMIDIIDREHRTRELTCNPDFWLAIQHELLPQIQQRARFRADSTLVAGQSFGGLSAAYATLTWPETFAGAVSLSGSFWWPARGDPNGWLPQQLQQGLLQAPSRRFYLEAGRRERLILAANAQFQRDLTVAGHKVSYHPVEGGHDALCWRGGLLAGLKAMWQSS; encoded by the coding sequence ATGGCGCGAATGGCGTGGTTAAACGAAGAGACCGGCAGCGAACGCTGGTGGCATCATCAGCAGCAACAGGGCATTCCCCTGATTGAACCCGGCGAAAAGGGGACCTGTCAGGTCACTTTTTTCTGGCGTGATCCGCAGGGTGACCCGCTGCACTCTGATACCCGGCGCGTCTGGATCAACATTACCGGTGTAACCGATCATCATCACACAGCCTCACCTTCCTCCTTAACACCTGTTCCTGATACTGATGTCTGGTGGTGGCAAACCACCCTGCCCGCTGACTGGCGCGGCAGCTACTGCCTGATCCCTGACAACCAGAAAGAGACGTTTACCGGGCAGGCTGATATGCATGCGCTGCGCCAGTGGTGGAGTCAGAAATTCAGGCACGCACAAAGCGATCCGCTCAATCCGCTGCGGAGCTGGTCGGCCGGGCGTGGCATGAGCGTCTCACCGCTGCATCTGCCGCTTGCGCCTGAGCAGCAGATATGGCGTGCAGTTGATGAAGGTCGCGCCACCACTCTTCCGCTGCAGCAGCATCTGTGGCGCAGCCAGCGGCTGGGCAATCAGCGTCAGGTCTGGCTTTATGTCACCGGCGAGGCAGATGCTGCCGATCGTCCGCTGGCACTGCTGCTGGATGGTCAGTTCTGGGCGCACAGCATGCCGGTTGCCGGTCCGCTTCAGGAACTCACTGCGGCAGGCGAATTGCCTCCTGCGGTCTATGTCATGATCGACATCATTGACCGCGAACACCGCACGCGTGAGCTGACCTGTAATCCCGATTTCTGGCTGGCGATTCAGCATGAGCTGTTACCACAAATTCAGCAGCGGGCACGGTTCCGGGCCGACAGCACGCTGGTAGCCGGACAGAGTTTTGGCGGCCTTTCTGCCGCTTACGCCACCCTGACCTGGCCGGAAACCTTTGCGGGTGCCGTCAGTCTTTCCGGTTCGTTCTGGTGGCCCGCACGCGGCGACCCGAATGGCTGGCTGCCGCAGCAGTTACAGCAGGGTTTGCTGCAGGCGCCCTCACGGCGCTTTTATCTGGAGGCGGGACGGCGCGAACGCCTGATTCTGGCGGCAAACGCGCAGTTTCAGCGCGATCTGACGGTGGCAGGACATAAGGTCAGCTATCACCCGGTTGAAGGTGGTCACGATGCGCTGTGCTGGCGCGGCGGGCTGCTGGCAGGCCTCAAAGCTATGTGGCAATCGTCATAA
- a CDS encoding ATP-binding cassette domain-containing protein, with product MKVTTRLQGDALTLGYDKKIVAENLSVAIPDGELTVIIGPNACGKSTLLRTLSRLVSPLQGEVLLDGNTIAHYATKEVARRLGLLPQSSNAPAGISVSELVARGRYPHQSLFGRWRQEDEAAVQQAMQATGVADLAQQQVDTLSGGQRQRVWIAMVLAQQTPLLLLDEPTTWLDIAHQIELLELMQDLNQQHGRTLVVVLHDLNQACRYASHLIAMRDGKIVAEGKPAEIVTPELIEAIYGLRCVIINDPVAGTPMIVPLGRG from the coding sequence ATGAAAGTGACAACACGTTTGCAGGGCGACGCGCTGACGCTGGGCTATGACAAAAAAATCGTGGCGGAGAATCTCTCTGTAGCGATCCCTGACGGTGAGCTGACCGTGATCATCGGTCCCAACGCCTGCGGAAAATCGACGCTGCTGCGTACCTTAAGCCGCCTGGTCTCGCCGCTGCAGGGCGAGGTGCTGCTGGATGGCAATACCATTGCTCACTACGCCACCAAAGAGGTGGCACGTCGGCTGGGACTGCTGCCGCAAAGCTCGAATGCGCCTGCGGGTATTAGCGTCAGCGAACTGGTGGCGCGCGGGCGTTATCCGCACCAGTCGCTGTTCGGGCGCTGGCGACAGGAAGATGAGGCAGCGGTGCAGCAGGCCATGCAGGCTACCGGCGTGGCCGATTTAGCGCAGCAGCAAGTTGATACGCTCTCTGGCGGTCAGCGGCAGCGGGTGTGGATTGCGATGGTGCTGGCTCAGCAGACACCGCTATTGCTGCTGGATGAACCGACCACCTGGCTGGATATCGCCCATCAGATTGAACTGCTGGAATTAATGCAGGATCTCAATCAGCAGCATGGCCGAACGCTGGTAGTGGTGCTGCACGATCTCAATCAGGCGTGCCGCTACGCCAGCCACCTGATAGCGATGCGCGACGGGAAAATCGTTGCCGAAGGGAAACCGGCGGAGATTGTGACGCCGGAACTGATAGAAGCGATCTACGGCCTGCGCTGCGTTATCATTAACGATCCCGTGGCCGGTACGCCGATGATTGTGCCGCTGGGCAGAGGCTGA
- a CDS encoding enterobactin synthase subunit F, whose product MSETTLNPLTEQKTLPLVAAQPGIWIADQLSPYSNAYAVAHFVELRGALNSALLSRAIVAGMQEADTLNMAFGEQEGEPLQWPAPQHFREPEIIDLRDAADPAAAARALMQQDMSGDLRVLSGAPLYHHSLLRLGEDHWYWYQRYHHLVVDGFSFTALTRRIAHLYSAWQHGDTPEPSPFVPFSEVVDEYQRYQHSSTWQRDRQFWLEKGAHLPAPASLSTLPLAGQSASTNLLRHTFAVEQHTFQALLAHTQQQNLSAADTAFALVALWLARLTGQNDFAAGFIFMRRIGSAALCTTGPVINVLPMAIHYDPAQPLTALAAQLAGEVRKMRRHQRYDAEQVQRDLGRLGDSAPLYGPVINLKMFDYQLDFAGIEGITHQLASGPVRDLEIAIYLSEQGDLTLELLANAERYRETVLKQHASRFGLLLQQLAVRPACACGELDMLMPEEHQQLAAVNQTAVMLPAETLSSLLLLQAQRTPDAVALADEAHQLNYQQMQQQVAALGQQLIAQGVTRGDIVAVGLPRSVFLSLALQAIVSTGATWLPLDTGYPDDRLKMMLEDAAPKTLITCRELADRLAALSPVAPLFYDALLTPVDRVLTQAPGPHDGAYLIYTSGSTGRPKGVLVSHEAIVNRLLWMQDRYPLGGDDVVLQKTPSSFDVSVWEFFWPLIAGAQLVMSPPDAHRDPEALQQLFARYRVTTTHFVPSMLAAFVASLQDDNAIARCTTLRQVFCSGEALPAELSRQWQTLTRVPLHNLYGPTEAAVDVSFYPAFGPALAAVDGASVPIGFPVWNTGLRILDARLQPVPPGVAGDLWLTGVQLAQGYLDRPDLTASRFVADPWGHGSRMYRTGDVARWLPDGAVEYLGRSDDQLKIRGQRIELNEIDYAMAALPGIVQAVTHAVVLGSSSDQQGDARQLVGYVVADGPIDADVMRQTLATQLPAHMVPVAIVQLAALPLSSNGKLDRKALPLPQTRTATAGRAPHPGLETTLAQAFATLLERESVSAQDDFFALGGHSLLAMRLAAQLRRTLNQSVSVGQIMVAATAEKLAALLSSESAETARAGFEAVLPLRRTTGPTLFCFHPASGFAWQFSVLQRYLDARWSLLGIQSPDITSPLNQAQHLDAVCDAHLATVRQQQPEGPYYFLGYSLGGTLAQGIAARLEAEGETVAFLGLLDTWPPETQNWDERRGENVLDPAVLEEVNREREQFIAAQREQAGEGMAALFTTIEANYASSVRLLATARSTRFGGHATLFLAQQTQQPGQDARRAWAPWVGELTVWPLDCAHVEIISPRMFGQIGPRLQQCLAALNP is encoded by the coding sequence ATGTCTGAGACCACTCTGAACCCGCTGACAGAGCAAAAAACATTGCCGCTGGTGGCCGCTCAGCCCGGTATCTGGATCGCTGACCAGTTATCCCCCTATTCCAATGCCTACGCCGTGGCGCATTTCGTTGAACTGCGTGGTGCGCTGAACAGCGCGCTGCTGTCTCGCGCCATCGTTGCCGGCATGCAGGAAGCGGACACGCTGAATATGGCCTTTGGCGAGCAGGAGGGTGAACCGCTGCAGTGGCCTGCCCCCCAGCATTTTCGCGAGCCTGAAATAATCGATCTGCGCGATGCCGCCGATCCGGCGGCGGCCGCACGGGCGCTGATGCAGCAGGATATGTCCGGCGATCTGCGGGTGCTGAGCGGTGCGCCGCTCTATCATCACAGCCTGCTTCGGCTGGGCGAGGATCACTGGTACTGGTATCAGCGCTACCATCATCTGGTGGTCGATGGTTTCAGCTTCACCGCCCTGACCCGCCGCATCGCCCATCTCTACAGCGCCTGGCAGCACGGCGACACGCCGGAGCCGAGCCCCTTTGTCCCGTTCAGCGAGGTCGTCGACGAGTATCAGCGCTATCAGCACTCTTCGACCTGGCAGCGCGATCGTCAGTTCTGGCTGGAAAAAGGGGCGCATTTACCTGCGCCCGCCTCGTTATCTACGCTGCCGCTGGCGGGGCAAAGTGCCAGCACCAACCTGCTGCGACACACATTTGCTGTGGAGCAACACACCTTTCAGGCGTTGCTGGCGCATACTCAGCAGCAGAATCTCAGCGCGGCGGACACCGCCTTTGCGCTGGTGGCGCTGTGGCTGGCGCGCCTCACCGGTCAGAACGACTTTGCCGCCGGTTTCATCTTTATGCGCCGCATCGGCTCGGCCGCGCTCTGCACCACCGGTCCGGTGATCAACGTATTGCCTATGGCGATCCATTACGATCCGGCGCAGCCGCTGACGGCACTGGCCGCGCAGCTGGCGGGTGAGGTCAGAAAAATGCGCCGTCATCAGCGTTACGACGCTGAGCAGGTGCAGCGCGATCTGGGGCGATTGGGTGACAGCGCTCCGCTCTATGGGCCGGTGATTAACCTGAAGATGTTCGATTATCAGCTCGATTTCGCCGGCATTGAAGGCATCACTCATCAGCTGGCATCAGGCCCGGTTCGCGATCTGGAGATTGCTATCTACCTCAGCGAACAGGGCGACCTGACGCTGGAACTACTGGCTAATGCAGAGCGCTACCGCGAAACCGTGCTGAAGCAACATGCCAGCCGCTTTGGTCTGCTGCTTCAGCAGCTTGCCGTCCGGCCAGCGTGCGCCTGTGGTGAGCTGGATATGCTGATGCCGGAAGAACATCAGCAGCTGGCAGCGGTCAATCAGACCGCCGTGATGCTGCCTGCAGAGACGCTAAGCAGCCTGCTGCTGCTGCAGGCGCAGCGGACGCCGGACGCCGTGGCGCTGGCGGATGAGGCGCATCAGCTTAATTATCAGCAGATGCAACAGCAGGTCGCCGCGCTGGGACAACAGCTGATTGCGCAGGGTGTGACGCGGGGTGACATCGTCGCCGTGGGGCTGCCGCGCTCGGTCTTTTTATCGCTGGCACTGCAGGCGATTGTCAGCACAGGCGCAACCTGGCTGCCGCTTGATACCGGCTACCCGGACGATCGGCTGAAGATGATGCTGGAAGATGCCGCGCCGAAAACGCTGATCACCTGCCGCGAACTGGCAGACCGGCTGGCGGCTCTCTCACCGGTTGCGCCGCTGTTTTACGACGCGCTGTTAACCCCGGTTGATCGCGTGCTGACACAGGCTCCGGGTCCGCATGATGGTGCTTACCTCATCTATACCTCTGGTTCGACCGGTCGGCCAAAAGGCGTGCTGGTCAGTCATGAGGCAATCGTCAACCGGCTGCTGTGGATGCAGGATCGCTATCCGCTCGGCGGTGATGATGTCGTGCTGCAGAAAACGCCGAGCAGCTTTGATGTCTCGGTGTGGGAGTTCTTCTGGCCCTTGATCGCTGGCGCACAGCTGGTGATGTCACCGCCTGATGCCCACCGCGACCCGGAAGCCCTGCAGCAGCTGTTTGCCCGCTACCGCGTGACCACCACCCATTTTGTTCCCTCGATGCTGGCGGCCTTTGTTGCCTCGCTGCAGGATGACAACGCGATAGCAAGGTGCACCACCCTGCGCCAGGTGTTCTGCAGCGGCGAAGCGCTGCCCGCTGAGCTGTCGCGCCAGTGGCAGACGCTGACCCGGGTACCCTTGCACAACCTGTATGGCCCGACCGAAGCGGCAGTGGATGTCAGCTTCTACCCGGCGTTCGGACCCGCGCTGGCGGCCGTCGACGGTGCCAGCGTGCCGATTGGCTTCCCGGTCTGGAACACCGGCTTACGGATTCTGGATGCGCGCCTGCAGCCGGTGCCGCCTGGCGTGGCGGGCGATCTCTGGCTGACCGGCGTGCAGCTGGCACAGGGTTATCTGGATCGTCCCGACCTCACGGCCAGCCGGTTTGTGGCCGATCCGTGGGGTCACGGCTCCCGCATGTACCGCACCGGCGATGTGGCGCGCTGGCTGCCGGATGGTGCGGTGGAGTATCTGGGCCGCAGCGACGATCAGCTTAAAATCCGCGGACAGCGCATCGAGCTGAATGAGATCGACTATGCCATGGCTGCGCTGCCTGGCATTGTGCAGGCCGTGACGCATGCAGTGGTCCTGGGCAGCAGCAGCGACCAGCAGGGTGATGCCCGCCAGCTGGTCGGCTATGTAGTGGCAGATGGCCCGATTGATGCCGACGTCATGCGCCAGACGCTGGCGACACAGTTGCCCGCGCATATGGTGCCGGTGGCGATTGTTCAGCTGGCGGCATTACCGCTCAGCAGCAACGGCAAGCTGGATCGTAAAGCGCTGCCGCTGCCACAGACCCGGACAGCAACTGCCGGTCGTGCGCCGCACCCTGGTCTGGAAACCACGCTGGCGCAGGCGTTCGCCACGCTGCTGGAACGTGAGTCCGTCAGCGCACAGGATGATTTTTTTGCGCTGGGTGGCCATTCGCTGCTGGCGATGCGGCTGGCGGCGCAGCTGCGGCGGACGCTGAATCAGTCGGTATCAGTGGGCCAGATTATGGTGGCAGCCACGGCAGAAAAGCTGGCCGCCCTGCTCAGTAGCGAATCCGCGGAGACAGCCCGCGCCGGATTTGAGGCGGTCTTGCCGCTGCGGCGCACTACCGGCCCGACCCTGTTCTGCTTCCATCCCGCCTCCGGTTTTGCCTGGCAGTTCAGCGTGTTGCAGCGCTATCTGGATGCCCGCTGGTCGCTGCTCGGTATTCAGTCACCCGACATCACCAGCCCGCTGAATCAGGCGCAGCACCTTGATGCGGTGTGTGACGCACATCTGGCCACGGTACGCCAGCAGCAGCCAGAGGGCCCCTACTATTTCCTGGGCTATTCACTGGGCGGCACGCTGGCACAGGGTATCGCTGCGCGGCTGGAGGCCGAAGGTGAAACGGTTGCCTTCCTCGGGCTGCTGGATACCTGGCCGCCAGAGACGCAGAACTGGGATGAACGGCGCGGCGAAAACGTGCTGGACCCGGCGGTGCTGGAAGAAGTGAATCGGGAGCGCGAGCAGTTTATCGCGGCACAGCGCGAGCAGGCCGGTGAAGGGATGGCGGCGCTGTTCACCACCATTGAAGCCAACTACGCCAGTTCGGTGCGCCTGCTGGCGACGGCACGCAGCACCCGCTTCGGGGGACACGCCACGCTATTCCTGGCGCAACAGACGCAGCAGCCCGGTCAGGATGCGCGTCGCGCCTGGGCGCCCTGGGTCGGTGAACTGACCGTCTGGCCGCTGGACTGCGCGCACGTCGAGATCATCTCACCCCGCATGTTCGGGCAGATTGGCCCACGACTGCAGCAGTGTCTGGCGGCTCTTAATCCCTGA
- a CDS encoding MbtH family protein: MQQRNPFDDPQQDCQVLKNDQQQYSLWPAFCAVPPGWQPVYGPEPQARCLNWLNENWHDIRPVMTQDSGSRNV; the protein is encoded by the coding sequence ATGCAACAACGCAATCCTTTCGACGATCCCCAGCAGGATTGTCAGGTGCTGAAAAACGATCAGCAGCAGTACAGCTTATGGCCCGCCTTTTGTGCGGTTCCGCCAGGATGGCAGCCTGTTTATGGGCCCGAACCACAAGCCCGTTGCCTGAACTGGCTGAATGAAAACTGGCACGATATCCGTCCGGTTATGACGCAGGATAGTGGGAGCCGCAATGTCTGA
- a CDS encoding TonB-dependent siderophore receptor: MKKLSRLSLAIMIELGFTASLISAGAVAAEAHSDPAINNTSDTIHDGTMTVTAAEQTLQAPGVSTITADEIKKHPPARDVAEIIRTMPGVNLTGNSTSGQRGNNRQIDIRGMGPENTLILIDGLPVTSRNSVRLGWRGERDTRGDTNWVPPEIIDRIDVIRGPAAARYGNGAAGGVVNIITKKEMDNQWHGSWSAYYNVPQHKEEGATRRTNFSLEGPLGDDVSFRLYGGLAKTQADAYDINEGHAADRTGSYAGSYPAGREGSVNKDVHGLLRWAFAPMQALEVGAGYSRQGNLYAGDTQNTNTNALVKSKYGDETNRLYRQNFSVKWTGAWDNGISTNTYAQYENTRNSRLNEGLAGGTEGIFSNSNFNTIQLDDVLLHSEISVPFEWLVNQTATFGTEWNQQRMKDPSSTTQAASYGSIPGIASTGRSPYSQAEIFSLFAEDNIELTDSTMLTPGLRFDHHSIVGDNWSPSLNLSQGLGDEVTLKMGIARAYKAPSLYQTNPNYLLYSNGQGCAASTGACYLMGNDDLKAENSINKEIGLEWKRDGYQTGLTWFRNDYRNKIEAGTAPTGTASNGKTDIYKWENVPKAVVEGLEGTVNVPFSDSVTWNNNFTYMLQSKNKETGDRLSIIPAYTLNSTLSWQATQDLSLQTTLTWYGKQVPKKYDYKGNAVTGSATDQVSPYSVVGMSGTYDVNQYASVTVGIDNLFDKRHFRQGNAQTTGNTTTGAYLYGAGANTFNESGRTFYMSVNTRF, from the coding sequence ATGAAAAAGTTATCCCGGCTTTCGTTAGCCATTATGATTGAACTGGGTTTTACTGCCTCTCTCATTTCTGCTGGCGCAGTGGCTGCCGAAGCCCACAGCGACCCGGCGATCAACAACACGTCAGATACGATCCACGACGGCACCATGACGGTCACCGCCGCTGAGCAGACGCTGCAGGCACCTGGCGTATCGACGATTACCGCCGACGAAATCAAAAAACATCCGCCTGCGCGCGATGTTGCCGAAATCATCCGTACCATGCCAGGTGTCAACCTGACCGGTAACTCCACCAGCGGCCAGCGCGGAAACAACCGTCAGATCGATATCCGTGGAATGGGACCGGAAAACACCCTGATTCTGATCGATGGGCTGCCGGTAACCAGCCGTAATTCCGTGCGGCTTGGCTGGCGTGGCGAGCGCGACACACGCGGCGACACGAACTGGGTTCCGCCAGAGATCATTGACCGCATTGACGTCATCCGCGGTCCGGCAGCGGCCCGCTACGGCAATGGTGCGGCGGGTGGCGTGGTCAATATCATCACCAAAAAAGAGATGGATAATCAGTGGCACGGCTCGTGGAGCGCCTATTACAACGTGCCGCAACACAAGGAGGAGGGCGCGACGCGGCGTACCAACTTCAGTCTTGAAGGACCGCTGGGCGATGATGTCAGTTTCCGGCTCTATGGCGGTCTGGCAAAAACGCAGGCCGACGCTTACGACATTAATGAAGGTCACGCCGCTGACCGCACCGGCAGTTATGCAGGATCCTATCCGGCGGGCCGGGAAGGTTCAGTCAATAAAGATGTTCATGGCCTGCTGCGCTGGGCGTTTGCACCAATGCAGGCGCTGGAAGTGGGGGCCGGTTACAGCCGTCAGGGCAACCTCTATGCTGGCGACACCCAGAACACCAATACCAACGCGCTTGTGAAAAGCAAATATGGAGACGAGACCAACCGGCTCTATCGGCAGAACTTTTCGGTTAAGTGGACCGGCGCCTGGGATAATGGCATCAGCACCAATACCTATGCGCAGTATGAAAACACCCGCAACTCGCGCCTGAATGAAGGGCTGGCGGGCGGCACTGAAGGTATCTTTTCCAACAGCAACTTCAACACCATCCAGCTGGATGATGTGTTGCTGCACAGCGAGATCAGCGTGCCGTTTGAGTGGCTGGTGAATCAGACCGCAACCTTTGGCACGGAATGGAATCAGCAGCGGATGAAGGATCCGTCCTCGACGACGCAGGCCGCCAGCTACGGCTCGATTCCGGGTATCGCCTCCACCGGACGCTCTCCCTATTCGCAGGCGGAGATCTTCTCACTGTTTGCGGAAGACAATATTGAGCTGACCGATAGCACCATGCTGACGCCAGGCCTGCGCTTCGATCACCATTCGATCGTCGGCGATAACTGGAGCCCGTCGCTCAACCTCTCTCAGGGCTTAGGCGATGAGGTCACCCTGAAAATGGGCATTGCGCGCGCTTATAAAGCGCCGAGCCTCTACCAGACCAACCCGAACTACCTGCTTTACAGCAATGGTCAGGGCTGCGCAGCCAGTACCGGTGCCTGTTATCTGATGGGTAATGATGACCTGAAAGCGGAAAACAGCATTAATAAAGAGATTGGACTGGAATGGAAGCGCGACGGCTATCAGACGGGTCTGACCTGGTTCCGCAACGACTACCGGAACAAGATTGAGGCAGGCACGGCTCCCACCGGCACGGCGTCTAACGGCAAAACCGACATCTACAAATGGGAAAATGTGCCAAAAGCGGTGGTTGAGGGGCTGGAAGGTACGGTTAACGTCCCGTTCTCCGACAGCGTAACGTGGAACAACAACTTCACGTATATGCTGCAAAGCAAAAATAAAGAGACCGGCGATCGTCTGTCAATTATTCCGGCGTATACGCTCAATTCGACGCTGAGCTGGCAGGCGACGCAGGATCTGTCTCTCCAGACAACCCTGACCTGGTACGGTAAACAGGTGCCGAAGAAGTATGACTATAAGGGTAACGCCGTCACCGGCAGCGCGACCGATCAGGTCAGCCCCTATTCGGTGGTGGGGATGAGCGGCACCTATGATGTTAATCAGTATGCCAGCGTCACGGTCGGTATCGACAACCTGTTCGACAAGCGTCATTTCCGGCAGGGCAACGCGCAAACCACCGGCAATACCACCACCGGCGCTTACCTCTACGGCGCGGGAGCCAATACCTTTAACGAATCGGGGCGCACATTTTATATGAGCGTGAACACCCGCTTCTGA
- the fepG gene encoding iron-enterobactin ABC transporter permease gives MTRMMINTLLLLMACGVLAFLGVTRGTLPISASQLWALLNGEAARNVQLIVLEWRLPRVMMALLIGAALGVSGAIFQSLLRNPLGSPDILGFNTGAYSGVLVALVLFQQNMEGMTLAALAGGLLTAGVVWLFSWRNGVETFRLIIVGISVRALLMALNSWLIISASLEAALSAGLWSAGSLNGITWAKTTPVITVLLLALLATGMLARRMRLLEMGDDTACALGVPVERSRLMLMLTGVILTAASTALVGPISFIALLAPQIARRLSGGTKGALPLAAFCGALLLIAADYAAQHFFLPYQLPVGVITVSLGGLYLIALLVREARRQ, from the coding sequence ATGACACGGATGATGATCAATACGCTGCTGCTGTTGATGGCCTGCGGGGTGCTGGCTTTTCTGGGCGTCACGCGTGGCACCTTACCGATCTCCGCCAGCCAGTTATGGGCACTTCTCAACGGCGAGGCGGCGCGCAATGTTCAGCTGATTGTGCTGGAGTGGCGTCTGCCGCGCGTCATGATGGCGCTGCTGATTGGTGCAGCGCTGGGCGTCAGCGGGGCGATTTTTCAGTCGCTGCTGCGCAACCCGCTGGGCAGTCCCGATATTCTGGGTTTTAACACCGGCGCTTACAGCGGTGTGCTGGTGGCGCTGGTGCTGTTCCAGCAAAACATGGAAGGGATGACGCTGGCGGCGCTGGCAGGCGGGCTGCTCACTGCAGGTGTGGTCTGGCTGTTCAGCTGGCGCAACGGCGTGGAGACCTTCCGGCTGATTATTGTCGGCATCAGCGTGCGGGCACTGCTGATGGCGCTGAACAGCTGGCTGATTATCAGTGCTTCACTGGAGGCGGCACTGAGCGCCGGGCTCTGGAGCGCCGGTTCACTTAACGGCATTACCTGGGCGAAAACCACGCCGGTGATCACCGTGCTGCTGCTGGCGCTGCTGGCAACAGGCATGCTGGCCCGCCGCATGCGACTGCTGGAGATGGGTGACGACACGGCCTGCGCGCTGGGCGTTCCGGTTGAGCGCAGCCGCCTCATGCTGATGCTGACGGGCGTTATCCTCACCGCCGCCTCAACGGCGCTGGTCGGTCCGATCTCCTTTATTGCGTTGCTGGCACCGCAGATTGCGCGGCGGCTCAGTGGTGGTACTAAAGGCGCGCTGCCGCTGGCGGCCTTTTGTGGCGCGCTGCTGTTAATCGCCGCGGATTACGCCGCGCAGCACTTTTTCCTGCCTTATCAGCTGCCGGTTGGCGTAATCACGGTCAGCCTGGGCGGACTCTATCTGATTGCGCTACTGGTGCGGGAGGCACGACGTCAATGA
- the fepD gene encoding Fe(3+)-siderophore ABC transporter permease, which produces MRQLRAIAGSGMLLLLLIALSLMLGARPVPFHDVTHALLSDCSRIDCVIVRDARLPRTLAGLLAGISLGLAGALMQSLTRNPLADPGILGVNAGAGFAVVLGIALSGADSPAEWLGFAFTGALLASLLVAMTGAIGGGRVNPLRLTLAGVALGAVLEGLTSGLSLLNPDIYDHLRFWHSGSLDIRNFAILRTVFPAVVAGSLLALLLARSLNSLSMGGDMATALGTRVMRTQLVGLLAIALLSGAATAAVGPIAFVGLMTPHLARWLLGNDHRWMLPGTLVITPCLLLAADILGRLLVPGELRVSIVTAILGAPMLIVLVRRKPGRGQI; this is translated from the coding sequence ATGCGTCAACTCCGTGCAATAGCCGGTTCAGGTATGCTGCTATTGTTGCTTATCGCGCTCAGCCTGATGCTGGGAGCCAGACCTGTCCCCTTTCATGATGTCACACATGCCTTACTCTCCGACTGCAGCCGCATCGATTGCGTGATCGTGCGCGATGCCCGGCTGCCGCGAACCCTGGCGGGACTGCTGGCCGGGATCAGTTTAGGTCTGGCGGGCGCACTGATGCAGAGCCTGACGCGCAATCCCCTGGCTGACCCAGGCATTCTTGGTGTGAATGCCGGAGCGGGTTTTGCGGTGGTGCTTGGCATCGCCCTCTCTGGCGCCGATTCTCCTGCGGAATGGCTGGGTTTTGCTTTTACGGGTGCACTGCTGGCGTCGCTGCTGGTGGCCATGACGGGTGCGATCGGCGGCGGCCGCGTGAATCCGCTGCGTCTGACGCTGGCAGGTGTGGCGCTGGGTGCGGTGCTGGAGGGCTTAACGTCTGGCCTGTCGCTGCTTAATCCCGATATTTACGATCATCTGCGTTTCTGGCACAGCGGCTCGCTGGATATCCGCAATTTTGCCATTCTGCGCACTGTCTTTCCGGCGGTCGTGGCCGGGAGTCTGCTGGCGCTGCTGCTGGCACGTTCGCTCAACAGCCTGAGTATGGGCGGAGATATGGCAACCGCGCTGGGCACCCGTGTGATGCGTACTCAACTGGTGGGATTGCTGGCGATTGCCCTGCTGAGCGGTGCGGCGACGGCGGCAGTCGGCCCCATCGCCTTTGTCGGGTTAATGACACCGCATCTGGCCCGCTGGCTGCTGGGCAACGATCATCGCTGGATGCTGCCGGGAACCCTGGTGATCACTCCCTGTCTGCTGCTGGCGGCCGATATTCTGGGACGGCTGCTGGTGCCGGGTGAACTGCGCGTGTCAATTGTCACGGCCATTCTCGGTGCGCCGATGCTGATTGTGCTGGTGCGCCGTAAGCCGGGAAGAGGGCAGATATGA